Part of the Tepidibacillus fermentans genome, TCATGAACATTCACTCTCCATTCTCAAAAAATTATTTACCACCCTCAACTAATGATTTGAAAGATGTAGGATCTAAGCTAGCTCCCCCGACCAATGCACCATCAATCTCTGGTTGATTCAGATAAGTGCTAATGTTTTCTGGCTTCACACTTCCCCCATATTGAACGCGAACCTCATTAGCTACTTGTTGATCATATTGATCCGCAATGACTTGGCGGATAAAACCAATGACTTCATTTGCATCTTCTGCAGTTGAAGATTTTCCTGTCCCTATCGCCCAAATAGGTTCGTAGGCGATGACTAATTGTTTTACCTGTTCAGAAGCAAGATCTTTGATTGCTGCTATCGTCTGTTTTTTGACAATTTCTTTTGTTTTACCTGCTTCTCGTTCTTCTAATTTTTCGCCCACACAAACAATCGGAGTAATTCCATGTT contains:
- the tpiA gene encoding triose-phosphate isomerase, whose translation is MRTPIIAGNWKMNKTIVETKAFLDEIKDFAVDGVEAVLCVPYTDLAIVKENIGDYIKIGSQNIHWAETGAFTGEISPLMLKELRVEYAIIGHSERREMFGETDETVNKRVHAAFKHGITPIVCVGEKLEEREAGKTKEIVKKQTIAAIKDLASEQVKQLVIAYEPIWAIGTGKSSTAEDANEVIGFIRQVIADQYDQQVANEVRVQYGGSVKPENISTYLNQPEIDGALVGGASLDPTSFKSLVEGGK